The window cactttttatctctaaggttgactatccctaagaagtcaacacaggtcaactctggtcaacggtcaacggtcaactttgaccggactcggcgagtgcacgagggcaactcggcgagtctagacgttttcaccaactctctaggattcccttcttacacgtcgagtactccccctgactcgacgagttccacctggaagaatcgcggggccaccccgactcaactcgccgagtctcaagaacgactcggcgagtcccagctcgactcagaccacttgacaaccctctctaactcgccctgactcactgggtcaatccatgactcgactggaccactcactggtcggtccaaggcaatcttcaagctactcgccgagtctgctcatcggactcggcgagtccatgccatgcaatcactcaaacttgcttctaaggtcagatctattccaacaattcatagatctggccttcctagaatgattcaccacgtaaagctcCAGACTTTgtgcataaacaacctctatatgaccatatatgaagaatcatcaacaaatcccactactcaaggtcataacctccattgctctatataaagcttgatgaatgaggctctctggacctctatggatccagatccgaagtctcatcactagcaagggactatttggccgtccaatcaactcaacaaggtcacaagaaaccctaaaatcaattatacttcacaaaacaggagatgagccgaaatcatacctttagattgaagggctaagcttcaaatccaccgaatagcagtcccctttgcctcctcttggctagagcctccctcttctttgctaaacaacacacaaatgtcaagaaatgcttcctttccctctcaaatcgctaaagcactctagggtttctctctatggactgttggatgcaaatgacagccataaggccctttaaataggtcccaaacccgagaaattagggtttcattaaacagcgtggactcgccgagtccatatcctggactcgccgagtccagacgaatcccgcgtccagaatcgcgaccctactcggcgagtctgagctccaactcgccgagtcccctctcaaaacaccaaaaaaaacaaaacaataaaatacctggaaatccgggctgttacacattgATGTTTTCCTTTCATATCTGATCCATTATCATAACCTTGTCCACGTACATTATTAATGTCAAGATCAAGCAAATTCAATTCATTTTGTAAAACATCAAAGAGTCTTTGGCTGGTTGTATCATTTACatctaaaaaccctaaaaaagaTTCTTCAATGCAAACAACATTTGACGAGACATCTACATATCTTAAAATAATAGTCATTTGCTCTTGGTGACTTATATCGGGAGTACAATCAAgtattatagaaaaatattttgcattttttatctttttaataaTCATAGACTTTATTTCTGAAGAAGCAAAAGTATTAATTCATTTTGTATCCTATGCCCAAGATAATGTTTATGGATACCAATTTCATTTGTAATATGTTGTATATGGTCATAAAAAACCATGTCAAATTCAGCCAACATTTCAAATAAGCCTAAAAAATTTCCATTGTTATCTTCATATAATTTCTCATTAGTACCACGAAAAGCTAGATTATGTTTAGCAAGAAATTTCACAATAGAAATAATTCTCAACAAAACTTGTCTCCAatgaatttttttctttttctaattgtTTTTGAGCCGCATTAtcaatagttttatttttttgtaatctTAAACGCAAATCATACCaagtatttatatttttaacatgttCCATACTAGTTTCATGCTCTTTAATTCTAGTGTTAAGATGTATCCAATCCCTAAAACCCTCATTTGCTAATTGACCCTTCCCATACCCTTTTCGAAATattttacaacaaaaacaaaattttttttatcaatttcttTAGAATAGCAAGTCAATCTCTATCACATTTTCCCCCTTTGGTTAAATTCTTAATTATCAAAACCCTGTTATAACCTCATAACTTTCTAGTTTCTCTTACACTTGGATCATCTAGATATAAAAGTTATAATTGTTGACAGTTTTATAGAAACTTGTAGCATCGATGGACGAGAGCGAGGGTTGGTGTTTAAACATGCAAAAGCAAGCTCTACAGCGCCGTTCACAATTTCAACAACTTGACCTGTAGGGGGAACAAGTCGTTGGTCAAGAACAACCTGTCTTGATAACTCTTCAACACTTAACCTTGACATTGTCAAATCTCCTGGATGCTTTCCCATTATCACCTCTAGTGTAAGAACCCCAAAGCTATAGACATCACACTTCTCATTCACCGCCATTGAATACGCTAATTCTACGTATCAATACAAAGAATTCATGATCATCAAACCAAATATGACTCAGGGTGTATGATGCATACTAGTATTTATGATGCATGTATCATTACCGGACACATCCATTGTGTTGATGGACGTGGATGTGTCTGGTTGCTAATACGTACATATTTACTGatttacatatttatatgtaaatCAGTAAATAAGTACTTATATGTATGGGATTGTGGTTGTGCACAATTTCATACattatgcctatatatgtatgtatatgtatattgtgtttaatacatatatgtatctttTTGTTTCATACCCGGAGCACTATAACCGTAAGTTCCTGCGAAAGAAGTCCAGTTCGACGAATCAGCCTTCAAAAACTTAGCCGTGCCAAAATCCGACAAGAGAGCAATATACTCCGAATCAAACAAAATATTACCACTCGATAAATCTCTATGAACTATCGGTTCCAAACAATCATGATGCATATACGACAATGCATCCGCAACACCTTTGATTGCATTCAACCTCTTGCGCCAGTCAAATTCTTTGGCCTTTTCAGCATCATTTAGTATCGTTCTTAAACTTCCACCAGCTATGAACTTATACACCAAAAACATGTGTCGTGGATGCGAACAAAAGCCATAAAGCTTCATGATGTTAACATGTCGTGTTTCGGTCAATGCATGGATCTCATTCTCAAAACCTTTAACATCCCTCAACTCGTTGTCTTCTTGTGTGTTAAACTTTTTCACAGCGACTATTTCACCAGTTGGTAATTCGGCTCGATAGACTGTTCCACAACCCCCGATCCCAATTATATACTTGGAATCGAAGTTTTCAACAGCTTCAATGATGGTTTCGTATACCATTTTCCCATCGTAGCTCCAGATGGAGAAAGGAGAGTGATTTACAGACTCCTCCGGCTCGTTTTTCTTCTCTTTTGATCGCCGGAAAAACAAGATTCCGGCGATCAAGAGAAAAAGGAAGCACACGGTTGGAAGTATAATCAGAATCAGAAGAGATCGGATGTTTTTGCGAGTTCTTTGTTTCGTAAGGCAATTGTTTAAACCAATGATATTACCACATAACCCTTTGTTGTTTTCGATTGCTTCGAATGGTGCTTCTTGAAAGATACGGATATCAGGAACCTTACCTTCAAACTGATTGTATGATATATCGACAGTGATCAAACTCAAAAGGTCAACAAAAGTGGATGGGATTGAACCAGTGAGATTGTTATGTGAGATGTTCAAAATTTCCAACATTTTCAAACCTCCAATCTCTCGTGGAAGTCCTCCGGTGAGCCTATTGTCACCTACATCAAGAACTTGAAGCTCAGCCAACCTCATGAGTTCAACTGGAATCGTGTCCTGTAAATCATTCCCACTCAAATTCAAGATCCGCATCCTTAAACAGCCACCGATTTCACTTGGAATTCCACCATTGAGAGCATTTTTTTCCAAATTCAATCTTCCAAGATTCATAAGTTTCCCGAATTCACGAGGGATGCTTCCCAAAAGACGATTATCATCTAGAAAAAGATCGAGCAACGAACTTAATCTTCCTAAACTTGGCGGGATTTCTCCAGTTAACTTATTCGCTGAAAGATCAACTTCTTGCAACCGAGAGTCTCCAAGATTGTCGGGTATTACTCCAGAAAGATTATTATTAGACATCTTGAGAGCCATTAGGCTACGACACTTCGCCCAGTTTGTAGATACCCCTCCATAAAGATTATTATAACTCATATCAACATACTCCAAGTCATTATACACACCAAAAACATCCGATATGTTTCCTGTAATCCAGTTCCCATCGAGCCTGAGTCGTAACAATCTACTACAGTTTCTGATCGAACTCGGGATCCGACCCGAGAATGAGTTGCTGTTTGCCGTGAATATCTGGAGCGACCCACGATCGCATATACGGTTTGGTAAACGTCCTGATAGATTGTTGCTTCCGAGCGATAATGTCTCCAGTTTTTCCGTTAAGTTGTTTAGTTCTTCAGGAAACAAACCCGTAAGATTGTTAAGCGATAATGCCAAATCAAGAAGCGATTTAAGTTGTCCTAAAGCCGGAGGAATCGAACCCGATAGTTGATTTTGATGTAAATACAACGATACAAGCTTTGTGTAGTTTCCTAAAGAACCCGGGATTGAGCCTGTTAGATGGTTGTAGTAAAGACGGAGATCCATAAGTGTTTCTGGGTTTCCCAATTTGGGAAGAATGGAACCTGTTAACTGGTTGCTATGAAGGTGAAGACGTTCGAGTCGAGTGAAGTTTTCAAAAGAACTCGGGATTGAAGCGGAGAGATGGTTAACTGAAAGCCGAAGGTCTAGAAGGTCTTTTGGGCTTCCTAGTTGAAACGGGATTGGGCCAGAGAGTGAGTTTTCGTGAAGATTAAGGTAGTACAATCGAGTTAAGTTCCCTAAGGAAGATGGGATTCGACCGTTAAAACCGTTAGATGAGAGATCGAGACTCTCGAGGGAGtttaactcaccgagttgtaacGGGATTGATCCAGTGAGTTGATTTGTGGAAAGATTCAAACTTTGGAGAGTTGTGAGAGACGAGAAGTTAAGATAATCGAGTGTACCTCGTAAGTGAAAACGATCAAGATTGATGCTAATTATGACATGCGTTGTGTTGTTGCAGCCAATGCCGACCCAGTTGTTGCATGGGTCAGACCCGACCCATGATGAAAGAAGCTTACGGGTTTGGTCATCGAGAGTTGCTTTCCAGTTCTGGAGAGCCGGAGCTACCATGGAAATACCGATTCCGAGGTGTGGTCTAAGATTATCGGTAGCAGTTGTTGCGAGAAGTAGTGTGATCAGGGTATGGAATATGATGATTGATTTGAAAGAAGAAAGAATTTGGGATGATTTCATTTTGGGTTAAAG of the Lactuca sativa cultivar Salinas chromosome 6, Lsat_Salinas_v11, whole genome shotgun sequence genome contains:
- the LOC111882871 gene encoding MDIS1-interacting receptor like kinase 2; amino-acid sequence: MKSSQILSSFKSIIIFHTLITLLLATTATDNLRPHLGIGISMVAPALQNWKATLDDQTRKLLSSWVGSDPCNNWVGIGCNNTTHVIISINLDRFHLRGTLDYLNFSSLTTLQSLNLSTNQLTGSIPLQLGELNSLESLDLSSNGFNGRIPSSLGNLTRLYYLNLHENSLSGPIPFQLGSPKDLLDLRLSVNHLSASIPSSFENFTRLERLHLHSNQLTGSILPKLGNPETLMDLRLYYNHLTGSIPGSLGNYTKLVSLYLHQNQLSGSIPPALGQLKSLLDLALSLNNLTGLFPEELNNLTEKLETLSLGSNNLSGRLPNRICDRGSLQIFTANSNSFSGRIPSSIRNCSRLLRLRLDGNWITGNISDVFGVYNDLEYVDMSYNNLYGGVSTNWAKCRSLMALKMSNNNLSGVIPDNLGDSRLQEVDLSANKLTGEIPPSLGRLSSLLDLFLDDNRLLGSIPREFGKLMNLGRLNLEKNALNGGIPSEIGGCLRMRILNLSGNDLQDTIPVELMRLAELQVLDVGDNRLTGGLPREIGGLKMLEILNISHNNLTGSIPSTFVDLLSLITVDISYNQFEGKVPDIRIFQEAPFEAIENNKGLCGNIIGLNNCLTKQRTRKNIRSLLILIILPTVCFLFLLIAGILFFRRSKEKKNEPEESVNHSPFSIWSYDGKMVYETIIEAVENFDSKYIIGIGGCGTVYRAELPTGEIVAVKKFNTQEDNELRDVKGFENEIHALTETRHVNIMKLYGFCSHPRHMFLVYKFIAGGSLRTILNDAEKAKEFDWRKRLNAIKGVADALSYMHHDCLEPIVHRDLSSGNILFDSEYIALLSDFGTAKFLKADSSNWTSFAGTYGYSAPELAYSMAVNEKCDVYSFGVLTLEVIMGKHPGDLTMSRLSVEELSRQVVLDQRLVPPTGQVVEIVNGAVELAFACLNTNPRSRPSMLQVSIKLSTIITFISR